A region from the Rosa rugosa chromosome 6, drRosRugo1.1, whole genome shotgun sequence genome encodes:
- the LOC133713577 gene encoding cationic amino acid transporter 9, chloroplastic isoform X1 → MGGGQRRTSADDDEAAPSSSSIWSHFWSSATRTKPLSDSGIRTSSGDGLVRTLGMFDLILLGVGASIGAGIFVVTGTVARDAGPGVTVSFILAGASCVLNALCYAELASRFPAVVGGAYLYTYTAFNELTAFLVFGQLMLDYHIGAASIARSLASYVVTILELFPIFKENIPDWIGHGGQQYLGGAISLNLLAPILLALLTIVLCRGVGESSAVNSFMTATKIIIVLIVIFAGAFEVDVSNWTPFAPNGFKTVLTGATVVFFAYVGFDAVANSAEESKRPQRDLPIAIIGSLLICVILYIGVCLVITGMVPYKFLGEDAPLADAFTSKGLKFVAILISVGAVAGLTTTLLVGLYVQSRLYLGLGRDGLLPSVFARVHARRRTPIHSQVWVGIVAGVLAGLFNVHILSHILSVGALTGYSVVAASVVALRLKDKASSQVSSTSWREGVICLFIVACSGFGAGVFYRFNTSFIFMVIAVIVAILALCALCFRQTYADMPGFSCPGVPIVPTVCIFFNMFLFAQLHHEAWVRFVILSIITVGIYAFYGQYHADPTAEETIIYHRAPEDLRSDAAAATVELLSTTEIPLTENPKSTSAV, encoded by the exons atGGGAGGAGGTCAGAGACGGACTTCCGCCGACGACGACGAGGCGGCGCCGTCGTCGTCTTCAATCTGGTCGCATTTCTGGTCATCCGCCACCAGAACCAAGCCCTTATCCGACTCCGGCATCCGTACCAGCTCCGGCGATGGACTCGTCCGTACCCTCGGCATGTTTGACCTCATACTCCTCGGCGTCGGCGCTTCCATCGGCGCCGGGATTTTCGTCGTCACTGGCACCGTCGCCCGCGACGCCGGTCCCG GAGTCACTGTTAGTTTCATTCTTGCTGGAGCATCTTGTGTGTTAAATGCACTCTGTTATGCGGAGCTAGCTTCTCGTTTTCCTGCTGTTGTTGGTGGAGCGTACCTTTACACGTACACGGCGTTCAATGAACTGACTGCTTTCCTTGTTTTCGGACAACTTATGCTTGACTATCATATCGGGGCTGCGAGCATTGCTCGAAGCTTAGCGAGCTATGTAGTGACAATTCTAGAACTTTTCCCAATTTTTAAGGAGAACATACCAGACTGGATTGGACATGGTGGCCAACAGTACCTTGGGGGAGCTATATCACTTAATCTCTTAGCTCCAATTCTCCTTGCACTTCTAACTATAGTTCTTTGTCGGGGTGTTGGAGAATCCTCTGCTGTAAACTCATTCATGACTGCTACAAAG ATAATCATCGTTCTTATCGTCATCTTCGCTGGTGCTTTTGAGGTTGATGTTTCAAATTGGACTCCCTTTGCCCCAAATGGTTTTAAAACAGTATTGACTGGAGCAACAGTTGTATTCTTTGCATATGTTGGATTTGATGCAGTTGCTAATTCAGCTGAAGAATCAAAGAGACCACAG CGGGACTTGCCAATAGCCATCATAGGCAGCCTTCTGATATGTGTTATATTGTATATCGGTGTCTGTTTGGTGATCACTGGAATGGTACCATATAAATTCCTTGGGGAAGATGCTCCTTTGGCTGATGCTTTTACATCCAAGGGGCTGAAATTTGTTGCCATCTTAATCAGTGTGGGTGCTGTTGCTGGACTTACAACCACCCTTCTAGTCGGTCTGTATGTTCAG TCTCGATTATATCTTGGGCTTGGAAGAGATGGTTTACTACCTTCAGTGTTTGCTAGAGTACATGCAAGACGCCGAACTCCCATTCATTCTCAGGTGTGGGTTGGTATTGTTGCTGGCGTTCTGGCAGGGTTGTTTAATGTGCATATTCTCTCGCATATCCTTTCAGTTGGCGCATTG ACAGGCTACTCTGTTGTTGCTGCATCTGTGGTTGCTCTTCGTTTGAAGGATAAGGCATCAAGTCAGGTGTCATCTACGTCCTGGCGGGAAGGTGTCATCTGCTTATTCATAGTTGCATGCAGTGGTTTTGGTGCTGGAGTCTTCTACAGATTCAACACTTCATTTATTTTTATGGTCATAGCTGTGATTGTGGCGATACTTGCTTTGTGTGCTCTTTGTTTCCGCCAA ACTTATGCAGATATGCCAGGGTTTTCGTGTCCTGGGGTTCCAATTGTGCCAACTGTATGCATCTTCTTCAACATGTTTCTATTCGCTCAG TTACACCATGAAGCATGGGTGAGATTTGTCATCCTCAGCATCATTACAGTTGGTATTTATGCATTTTATGGACAATACCATGCTGATCCAACTGCAGAGGAGACTATCATTTATCATAGGGCACCAGAAGACTTGCG GTCGGACGCTGCAGCAGCAACAGTGGAACTGCTCTCAACAACTGAAATTCCCTTGACTGAAAATCCCAAATCTACTTCTGCTGTGTAG
- the LOC133713577 gene encoding cationic amino acid transporter 9, chloroplastic isoform X2, with protein MGGGQRRTSADDDEAAPSSSSIWSHFWSSATRTKPLSDSGIRTSSGDGLVRTLGMFDLILLGVGASIGAGIFVVTGTVARDAGPGVTVSFILAGASCVLNALCYAELASRFPAVVGGAYLYTYTAFNELTAFLVFGQLMLDYHIGAASIARSLASYVVTILELFPIFKENIPDWIGHGGQQYLGGAISLNLLAPILLALLTIVLCRGVGESSAVNSFMTATKIIIVLIVIFAGAFEVDVSNWTPFAPNGFKTVLTGATVVFFAYVGFDAVANSAEESKRPQRDLPIAIIGSLLICVILYIGVCLVITGMVPYKFLGEDAPLADAFTSKGLKFVAILISVGAVAGLTTTLLVGLYVQSRLYLGLGRDGLLPSVFARVHARRRTPIHSQVWVGIVAGVLAGLFNVHILSHILSVGALTGYSVVAASVVALRLKDKASSQVSSTSWREGVICLFIVACSGFGAGVFYRFNTSFIFMVIAVIVAILALCALCFRQTYADMPGFSCPGVPIVPTVCIFFNMFLFAQLHHEAWVRFVILSIITVGIYAFYGQYHADPTAEETIIYHRAPEDLRGKDN; from the exons atGGGAGGAGGTCAGAGACGGACTTCCGCCGACGACGACGAGGCGGCGCCGTCGTCGTCTTCAATCTGGTCGCATTTCTGGTCATCCGCCACCAGAACCAAGCCCTTATCCGACTCCGGCATCCGTACCAGCTCCGGCGATGGACTCGTCCGTACCCTCGGCATGTTTGACCTCATACTCCTCGGCGTCGGCGCTTCCATCGGCGCCGGGATTTTCGTCGTCACTGGCACCGTCGCCCGCGACGCCGGTCCCG GAGTCACTGTTAGTTTCATTCTTGCTGGAGCATCTTGTGTGTTAAATGCACTCTGTTATGCGGAGCTAGCTTCTCGTTTTCCTGCTGTTGTTGGTGGAGCGTACCTTTACACGTACACGGCGTTCAATGAACTGACTGCTTTCCTTGTTTTCGGACAACTTATGCTTGACTATCATATCGGGGCTGCGAGCATTGCTCGAAGCTTAGCGAGCTATGTAGTGACAATTCTAGAACTTTTCCCAATTTTTAAGGAGAACATACCAGACTGGATTGGACATGGTGGCCAACAGTACCTTGGGGGAGCTATATCACTTAATCTCTTAGCTCCAATTCTCCTTGCACTTCTAACTATAGTTCTTTGTCGGGGTGTTGGAGAATCCTCTGCTGTAAACTCATTCATGACTGCTACAAAG ATAATCATCGTTCTTATCGTCATCTTCGCTGGTGCTTTTGAGGTTGATGTTTCAAATTGGACTCCCTTTGCCCCAAATGGTTTTAAAACAGTATTGACTGGAGCAACAGTTGTATTCTTTGCATATGTTGGATTTGATGCAGTTGCTAATTCAGCTGAAGAATCAAAGAGACCACAG CGGGACTTGCCAATAGCCATCATAGGCAGCCTTCTGATATGTGTTATATTGTATATCGGTGTCTGTTTGGTGATCACTGGAATGGTACCATATAAATTCCTTGGGGAAGATGCTCCTTTGGCTGATGCTTTTACATCCAAGGGGCTGAAATTTGTTGCCATCTTAATCAGTGTGGGTGCTGTTGCTGGACTTACAACCACCCTTCTAGTCGGTCTGTATGTTCAG TCTCGATTATATCTTGGGCTTGGAAGAGATGGTTTACTACCTTCAGTGTTTGCTAGAGTACATGCAAGACGCCGAACTCCCATTCATTCTCAGGTGTGGGTTGGTATTGTTGCTGGCGTTCTGGCAGGGTTGTTTAATGTGCATATTCTCTCGCATATCCTTTCAGTTGGCGCATTG ACAGGCTACTCTGTTGTTGCTGCATCTGTGGTTGCTCTTCGTTTGAAGGATAAGGCATCAAGTCAGGTGTCATCTACGTCCTGGCGGGAAGGTGTCATCTGCTTATTCATAGTTGCATGCAGTGGTTTTGGTGCTGGAGTCTTCTACAGATTCAACACTTCATTTATTTTTATGGTCATAGCTGTGATTGTGGCGATACTTGCTTTGTGTGCTCTTTGTTTCCGCCAA ACTTATGCAGATATGCCAGGGTTTTCGTGTCCTGGGGTTCCAATTGTGCCAACTGTATGCATCTTCTTCAACATGTTTCTATTCGCTCAG TTACACCATGAAGCATGGGTGAGATTTGTCATCCTCAGCATCATTACAGTTGGTATTTATGCATTTTATGGACAATACCATGCTGATCCAACTGCAGAGGAGACTATCATTTATCATAGGGCACCAGAAGACTTGCG GGGAAAAGATAATTGA
- the LOC133716554 gene encoding secreted RxLR effector protein 161-like, producing the protein METCANGEVPMSKGDKLTKNQCPKTDIEKTEMESIPYARLVGSLMYAQVCTRPDLLFAVGMLSRFQSNPGHEHWTAGKKVLTYLQRTKDHMLVYKRVKKLELVGSTDSDFAGNYPTSMKSTCGYVYLLAGGAVAWKTMKQSLIATSTMQAELIAIYEGVCEGLWIRNFILETKVLSDLVTGSLKVFCDNEAAVFFSKNSKRSNNSKHIDLKFYSIRKRVKDGEVEISGVKTSDQLADPFTKALSVAAFKEHSKNMGILSSFEDA; encoded by the coding sequence ATGGAAACCTGTGCTAATGGTGAAGTTCCAATGTCTAAGGGAGATAAACTAACTAAAAATCAGTGTCCTAAAACTGATATTGAGAAAACTGAGATGGAGTCAATACCATATGCTAGGCTAGTAGGGAGTTtaatgtatgcacaagtctgtacAAGACCAGACTTGTTGTTTGCAGTTGGGATGCTATCCAGATTTCAGTCAAATCCTGGACATGAGCATTGGACAGCTGGTAAGAAGGTTCTAACGTACCTGCAAAGGACTAAAGACCATATGCTTGTGTATAAACGTGTGAAAAAGCTTGAGTTAGTTGGCTCTACTGATTCTGATTTTGCTGGGAATTATCCTACGTCTATGAAGTCGACCTGTGGCTATGTTTATCTGCTAGCAGGTGGTGCAGTAGCTTGGAAAACAATGAAGCAGTCATTGATAGCTACTTCCACTATGCAGGCAGAATTGATAGCTATATATGAAGGAGTGTGTGAGGGATTGTGGATCAGGAATTTTATTTTGGAGACTAAAGTGTTGAGTGATCTTGTAACTGGAAGTTTAAAggtgttttgtgataatgagGCTGCAGTGTTTTTCAGTAAGAATAGTAAGAGATCAAATAACTCTAAGCACATAGATTTAAAATTCTATAGTATCAGAAAGAGAGTTAAAGATGGTGAAGTTGAGATTTCTGGAGTCAAGACAAGTGACCAACTGGCAGATCCATTTACTAAagcattgtcagtagcagctTTTAAGGAGCATTCCAAGAACATGGGAATTCTGTCGAGTTTTGAAGATGCTTAA